The Lycium ferocissimum isolate CSIRO_LF1 unplaced genomic scaffold, AGI_CSIRO_Lferr_CH_V1 ctg9829, whole genome shotgun sequence genome has a window encoding:
- the LOC132046197 gene encoding uncharacterized protein LOC132046197: MLNRHHKFFLIALMEPFQHIRTINHYRRRLGMCLANANCNGKIWYFVADNIDVEVLMDSPQQITLKLFLQDLNQQLITTLVYAKCSASERLELWEDIYHLSNTLCCSWLIGGNFNVVLNDEEKIGGNPIQPQDIEDFAFCINSCDLEEVNFKGSPFTWWNGRADEACIFERLDRMLVNSLLLDNFGNIEVEHLARIGSDHAPLLFRLNWSTWEHEDPFINFKSKMKKLKGVLSKWSREVLGDIFKQLIIREEIVRLKEELFEENPSQVNRMVLQKAQAETKRYLHYEEEYWRQKSGLDWFVDGDKNTRFFHNLVKGRRKKLQIKRIQNSDSSWIEDDDQMSDEAVHFYSQQFSQEELIGDENLLSHIPVLIDQNRNDLLCQMPSVDEVKKFVFNLSGSSASGPDGFPGIFYQTCSKLLKLKAYKFK, from the exons ATGTTAAACAGACATCACAAATTCTTTTTGATTGCTCTCATGGAACCATTTCAACATATCAGGACAATAAACCATTATAGGAGGAGGTTGGGCATGTGCTTAGCTAATGCCAACTGTAATGGTAAAATCTGGTACTTTGTGGCTGATAATATAGATGTAGAAGTTCTGATGGATTCCCCTCAGCAGATTACTTTGAAGCTGTTTTTACAAGATTTGAATCAGCAGCTTATTACTACTTTAGTATATGCTAAATGTAGTGCTTCTGAAAGGCTAGAGTTGTGGGAGGATATCTATCATCTTTCCAATACTTTATGTTGTTCCTGGTTAATAGGAGGAAACTTCAATGTGGTTCTGAATGATGAAGAAAAGATAGGGGGTAATCCTATTCAACCTCAGGATATAGAAGACTTTGCTTTTTGCATAAACTCCTGTGATCTTGAAGAGGTAAACTTTAAGGGAAGTCCCttcacttggtggaatggaagagCAGATGAAGCATGTATTTTTGAGAGATTGGATAGGATGTTGGTGAATTCACTGCTTCTGGACAACTTTGGAAATATTGAAGTGGAACATCTTGCAAGAATTGGATCAGATCATGCTCCACTTCTGT TCAGGCTAAATTGGTCCACTTGGGAGCATGAGGATCCtttcataaacttcaaaagCAAGATGAAAAAGTTGAAAGGAGTGTTATCCAAATGGAGCAGGGAAGTGCTTGGTGATATATTCAAGCAGCTGATCATAAGGGAGGAAATAGTGAGATTAAAGGAAGAGTTGTTTGAAGAAAATCCAAGCCAAGTAAATAGAATGGTTTTGCAGAAAGCTCAGGCTGAGACTAAAAGATATTTGCATTATGAAGAAGAGTACTGGAGACAAAAATCAGGCCTGGATTGGTTTGTAGATGGAGACAAAAATACTAGATTTTTCCATAATCTAGTAAAGGGAAGAAGGAAGAAACTGCAGATTAAAAGAATTCAAAATTCAGATAGTTCATGGATTGAGGATGATGACCAAATGTCAGATGAGGCTGTGCACTTTTATTCTCAACAATTTTCACAAGAAGAGTTAATTGGAGATGAAAATTTGTTGTCACACATTCCTGTTTTGATTGATCAAAATAGAAATGATCTACTGTGTCAAATGCCTAGTGTTGATGAAgtcaaaaaatttgttttcaatcTTAGTGGATCAAGTGCTAGTGGACCTGATGGTTTTCCTGGAATTTTCTATCAGACATGTTCAAAGTTACTCAAACTTAAGGCCTATAAGTTTAAGTAA